From a single Hippopotamus amphibius kiboko isolate mHipAmp2 chromosome X, mHipAmp2.hap2, whole genome shotgun sequence genomic region:
- the TSR2 gene encoding pre-rRNA-processing protein TSR2 homolog isoform X1, translating into MMAGAAEDSRALFGAAVRTALEAWPALQVSRAAAGTKIAVENGFGGVHSQEKAEWLGGAVEEYFFRNADLELDEVEDFLGELMTNEFDTVVEDGSLPQVSQQLQTMFHHFQRGDRAALKEMASLITQRKCKVRATALTTARETDEDDDANSVEEMEVAATNDGAATDGVCPQPEPSASDSQMIKEEDIVEDGWTIVRRKK; encoded by the exons ATGATGGCGGGCGCTGCTGAAGATTCGCGAGCTCTCTTCGGGGCTGCTGTCCGCACGGCGCTGGAGGCCTGGCCTGCCTTGCAGGTGAGCCGGGCCGCGGCTGGGACAAAG ATCGCTGTGGAGAATGGCTTCGGGGGTGTGCACAGCCAGGAGAAGGCTGAGTGGCTGGGAGGTGCAGTGGAGGAATACTTCTTCCGCAATG CTGACTTGGAGCTAGATGAGGTGGAGGACTTCCTCGGGGAGCTAATGACAAACGAGTTTGATACGGTTGTGGAGGACGGGAGTCTGCCCCAG GTGAGCCAGCAGCTACAGACCATGTTCCACCACTTCCAGAGGGGTGATAGGGCTGCTTTGAAGGAGATGGCCTCTCTCATCACCCAAAGAAAGTGCAAGGTCAGAGCCACTGCACTGACGACAGCCAGAGAGactgatgaggatgatgatgcaAACAGCGTGGAGGAGATGGAG GTTGCAGCTACGAATGATGGGGCAGCTACAGATGGGGTCTGCCCCCAGCCTGAACCCTCTGCTTCAGACTCCCAGATGATTAAGGAAGAGGATATAGTGGAGGATGGTTGGACCATTGTCCGGAGAAAGAAATGA
- the TSR2 gene encoding pre-rRNA-processing protein TSR2 homolog isoform X2 — protein sequence MMAGAAEDSRALFGAAVRTALEAWPALQIAVENGFGGVHSQEKAEWLGGAVEEYFFRNADLELDEVEDFLGELMTNEFDTVVEDGSLPQVSQQLQTMFHHFQRGDRAALKEMASLITQRKCKVRATALTTARETDEDDDANSVEEMEVAATNDGAATDGVCPQPEPSASDSQMIKEEDIVEDGWTIVRRKK from the exons ATGATGGCGGGCGCTGCTGAAGATTCGCGAGCTCTCTTCGGGGCTGCTGTCCGCACGGCGCTGGAGGCCTGGCCTGCCTTGCAG ATCGCTGTGGAGAATGGCTTCGGGGGTGTGCACAGCCAGGAGAAGGCTGAGTGGCTGGGAGGTGCAGTGGAGGAATACTTCTTCCGCAATG CTGACTTGGAGCTAGATGAGGTGGAGGACTTCCTCGGGGAGCTAATGACAAACGAGTTTGATACGGTTGTGGAGGACGGGAGTCTGCCCCAG GTGAGCCAGCAGCTACAGACCATGTTCCACCACTTCCAGAGGGGTGATAGGGCTGCTTTGAAGGAGATGGCCTCTCTCATCACCCAAAGAAAGTGCAAGGTCAGAGCCACTGCACTGACGACAGCCAGAGAGactgatgaggatgatgatgcaAACAGCGTGGAGGAGATGGAG GTTGCAGCTACGAATGATGGGGCAGCTACAGATGGGGTCTGCCCCCAGCCTGAACCCTCTGCTTCAGACTCCCAGATGATTAAGGAAGAGGATATAGTGGAGGATGGTTGGACCATTGTCCGGAGAAAGAAATGA